The following coding sequences are from one Nonlabens arenilitoris window:
- a CDS encoding winged helix-turn-helix transcriptional regulator yields the protein MEVVIAGDIIGSKKNIPDDYLSVIEPILKHYCKKNMYQIYRGDSFQGWIHTPGQALYASLHIKAALKVRDTLDVRVAIGLGDINLIDQNIALSTGTALTRSGELLDSLKDKDQNLMVSSGNPLDRYMNTALKMALLSLDHWTANGAAVINQIMSKPHITQEELGQKLGIKQATASRRLDRAHWKEIQELLHLFDQYYKDINDATTY from the coding sequence ATGGAAGTAGTAATAGCAGGCGATATTATAGGTTCTAAAAAGAATATCCCAGATGACTACCTAAGTGTTATAGAACCCATTCTCAAACACTACTGTAAAAAAAATATGTATCAAATTTATAGAGGTGATAGTTTTCAAGGATGGATACATACTCCAGGACAAGCACTGTACGCTAGTTTACACATAAAAGCAGCTCTTAAAGTAAGAGACACACTAGATGTGCGTGTTGCCATAGGTCTAGGCGATATTAATCTTATCGATCAAAACATAGCTTTATCTACAGGAACTGCCTTAACTCGATCTGGAGAACTGCTTGATTCTTTAAAAGACAAAGATCAAAACTTAATGGTAAGCAGTGGCAACCCATTAGATCGTTATATGAATACAGCTTTAAAAATGGCACTTTTATCACTAGATCATTGGACCGCAAACGGAGCTGCAGTTATTAACCAAATAATGAGTAAACCTCATATCACACAAGAAGAACTAGGACAAAAATTAGGCATAAAACAAGCTACAGCTAGTAGAAGATTAGATAGAGCACACTGGAAAGAGATTCAAGAATTACTTCATTTATTTGATCAATATTATAAAGACATCAACGATGCTACTACTTATTAA
- a CDS encoding YceI family protein, whose translation MKIIYLAFLALVSISSISSTQTDRYQTRTGSISFEASVPTFEPIKAVNKSTTVVLDMKTGNIAALALVKGFRFPIALMQEHFNENYIESDDYPKAILKGSLSDFDANTLSQNISTTFIFDGTIELHGKKKIISFPILLNPSGENIKLESNFNLKPADFDIEIPSIVSNKIAQEVQVSVNAILNKK comes from the coding sequence ATGAAAATTATATATCTCGCGTTTTTAGCCTTAGTTAGTATATCATCTATTAGCTCAACACAAACCGATCGATATCAAACTAGAACCGGATCCATAAGTTTTGAAGCATCTGTTCCCACTTTTGAACCTATTAAGGCAGTTAATAAAAGTACCACAGTGGTACTAGATATGAAAACAGGAAATATCGCTGCGCTTGCTTTAGTTAAAGGATTTAGATTTCCTATTGCCCTTATGCAAGAACATTTTAATGAAAATTACATTGAAAGTGATGATTATCCCAAAGCAATTCTTAAAGGCTCTCTTTCTGACTTTGATGCCAATACATTGTCACAAAACATTTCTACGACATTCATTTTTGATGGAACCATTGAATTACATGGAAAGAAAAAAATAATTTCATTTCCGATTTTACTGAATCCATCTGGTGAAAACATAAAATTAGAATCTAATTTTAATTTGAAACCAGCAGATTTTGATATTGAAATCCCATCTATAGTTTCTAATAAAATAGCCCAAGAAGTTCAAGTCTCAGTAAATGCCATATTAAACAAGAAGTAA
- a CDS encoding PH domain-containing protein, translated as MTNEQLLSYQLPSIEQSSFEKHPKRFLNKKLVAKLFYFIPSLAGVIIPFFIVENHPWIWKTTGSVWVLLLIISIFISYKEFFVRGYVLRENDITYRYGWLFHHQITIPFNRIQHTEINHGPIDRYFKLCELDIYTAGGSSSDLSISGLDPDKARFIKEYISQRTAQHA; from the coding sequence ATGACTAATGAACAATTATTATCTTATCAACTACCTTCAATAGAACAAAGTAGTTTTGAAAAACATCCCAAACGATTTTTAAATAAAAAATTAGTTGCAAAATTGTTCTATTTCATTCCATCACTAGCCGGTGTGATAATCCCATTTTTTATAGTTGAAAATCATCCTTGGATATGGAAAACGACAGGAAGTGTTTGGGTGTTATTACTCATAATTAGCATTTTTATTTCTTACAAAGAGTTCTTTGTTCGAGGTTATGTATTGCGAGAAAATGATATTACTTATAGATATGGCTGGTTGTTTCATCATCAAATAACGATACCTTTTAACCGTATTCAACACACTGAAATTAATCATGGTCCCATAGATAGGTATTTTAAATTATGTGAATTAGATATTTATACAGCTGGTGGATCAAGTAGTGATTTAAGCATATCTGGATTAGACCCAGATAAAGCCAGATTTATTAAAGAATACATTTCACAAAGGACGGCACAACATGCTTGA
- a CDS encoding choice-of-anchor V domain-containing protein, translated as MKKNYSFYSLLTALPIVLLVLVGFTSGQGGNFSGSPGDSNSNCTSCHAPGANHGGTPVLTGVPTSYTAGTTYNLTLAINGSSVNKFGFNITAEDQNGVKVGNWTAGTGSQLRNGGTTDGLTHSATNSPTWTFSWRAPNMSVGPVTFYYATIQANNASGNSGDQMVSGNSMQVLSNDIDLLITSFNMYPTEADDVLNIDLNQLDQGQLEIYNMNGSLIKQVNLNQENQLDVSNLKSGIYLANVTVNGAVTTERFIKK; from the coding sequence ATGAAAAAAAATTACTCTTTTTACAGTCTATTAACAGCACTACCAATAGTACTGTTGGTTTTAGTAGGATTCACAAGTGGTCAAGGTGGTAACTTTTCTGGATCACCAGGAGATTCAAACTCAAACTGTACTTCTTGTCATGCACCAGGCGCAAACCATGGTGGAACACCTGTATTAACTGGTGTGCCCACGAGTTATACTGCAGGTACTACCTACAATTTAACCTTAGCTATCAATGGATCATCCGTTAATAAATTTGGTTTTAATATCACCGCCGAAGATCAAAATGGTGTGAAAGTAGGGAACTGGACTGCTGGTACTGGAAGTCAATTACGCAATGGTGGTACTACAGATGGATTAACCCATTCAGCCACTAATAGTCCTACATGGACTTTTTCATGGAGAGCACCTAATATGAGCGTTGGACCAGTAACTTTTTATTATGCTACCATACAAGCTAATAATGCTTCTGGAAATAGTGGAGATCAAATGGTTTCAGGTAATTCTATGCAAGTTCTTTCTAATGATATAGATTTATTGATTACTAGTTTTAACATGTATCCTACCGAAGCTGATGATGTTTTAAATATTGACCTTAACCAATTAGATCAAGGTCAGCTAGAAATATATAATATGAATGGTTCACTTATTAAGCAAGTGAATTTAAATCAAGAAAATCAGCTGGATGTTTCTAATTTAAAATCTGGTATTTATCTAGCTAATGTTACTGTAAATGGTGCTGTTACAACAGAGCGATTTATAAAAAAATAA
- a CDS encoding DUF2490 domain-containing protein, translated as MRQIVLLLMVSISCFIMSGQKSISETGLWNQYFINTDIGNRLKVAIDFQYRSYEIPNDFQQFIGRAAIGYQPKGTQIKLYTGYGYFNSGARGQSDATSYEHRLHQDIWWDSEVSDFFEIKHRIRIEERFVENQDFRTRFRYMLFVNVPFNNRQIINKTYYLALWNETFINGQTSTGISNVEYFDRNWSYAGIGYKFNETFKFQAGYMHEFTPSIKKGQFVLSVFQNI; from the coding sequence ATGCGTCAGATAGTTCTTTTATTAATGGTGTCAATATCATGTTTTATTATGTCAGGTCAAAAATCTATTAGTGAAACTGGATTATGGAATCAATATTTTATAAATACAGATATTGGCAATCGTTTAAAAGTTGCTATCGACTTTCAGTATAGATCTTATGAAATTCCAAATGATTTTCAGCAATTTATTGGTCGTGCAGCTATAGGGTATCAACCAAAAGGAACTCAAATTAAATTGTATACTGGATACGGATATTTTAACAGTGGTGCTCGTGGTCAAAGTGATGCGACTAGTTATGAGCATCGTTTACACCAAGATATTTGGTGGGATAGTGAGGTGTCAGATTTTTTCGAGATCAAGCATCGGATAAGGATAGAAGAACGCTTTGTGGAAAATCAAGATTTCCGTACTCGTTTTAGATATATGCTCTTTGTAAATGTGCCATTTAATAATAGACAAATTATTAATAAAACATATTATTTAGCCTTATGGAATGAAACTTTTATAAATGGTCAAACTAGTACAGGAATTAGTAACGTAGAATACTTTGACAGAAATTGGTCATATGCTGGAATAGGCTATAAGTTCAACGAAACTTTTAAATTTCAGGCTGGATATATGCATGAATTTACACCATCTATTAAAAAAGGCCAATTCGTATTAAGTGTCTTCCAAAATATCTAA
- a CDS encoding aspartate kinase gives MLVLKFGGTSVGSVENMNHVKNIINDGTKKVVVLSAMSGTTNALVEISEKIRLKERESALVLIQRLASSYQNTIEELLNDSSLVSESQKYVNDIFTDLIELVSSKHTTLIYNQIVAQGELLSTFLFSRFLKQEGINAALLPALDFMRIDNNDEPDSFYIKQNLERVLNENSEADIYITQGFICLDVQGNVSNLQRGGSDYTASIVGAALEADEVQIWTDIDGFHNNDPRFVENTTAISNISFDEAAELAYFGAKILHPQTVIPVKDLNIPVRLKNTMSPDSYGTLITHHVHGKGIKAIAAKDGIYAIKIKSARMLQAHGFLKKVFEIFEKYETSIDMITTSEIAVSLTIDNPLHLDAIVEELEKIASVDVDQGMSIVCLVGNNIIYHQDTPHLFQILQDVPVRMISYGGSNNNISLLINTDQKLNTLQKLQGYVFEFQQENAVAY, from the coding sequence ATGCTAGTTTTAAAATTTGGTGGCACTTCAGTAGGTTCTGTAGAAAACATGAATCATGTAAAAAATATCATTAATGATGGTACTAAAAAAGTGGTGGTGTTATCTGCTATGTCTGGTACTACAAATGCTTTAGTAGAAATATCTGAAAAGATACGCTTAAAAGAAAGGGAATCTGCACTTGTTCTTATACAGCGACTAGCTAGTAGTTATCAAAATACTATAGAGGAATTGTTAAATGATAGCTCGCTTGTAAGTGAATCTCAAAAATATGTAAATGATATTTTTACGGATTTGATAGAGCTTGTCAGTTCAAAGCATACCACATTGATTTATAATCAAATAGTTGCTCAAGGAGAGCTGTTATCTACCTTTCTATTCAGTAGATTTTTAAAACAAGAAGGTATAAACGCCGCATTATTACCTGCCTTAGATTTTATGCGCATCGATAATAATGACGAGCCAGATTCTTTTTATATCAAACAAAATCTAGAAAGAGTTTTAAATGAAAATAGTGAGGCAGATATTTACATTACTCAAGGTTTTATATGTCTAGATGTTCAGGGAAATGTATCTAATCTACAACGTGGCGGTAGTGATTATACAGCTTCTATAGTGGGAGCAGCCCTAGAGGCAGACGAAGTGCAAATATGGACAGACATTGATGGTTTTCATAATAATGATCCGCGTTTTGTAGAAAACACGACTGCTATTTCAAATATATCTTTTGATGAAGCTGCAGAGCTTGCTTATTTCGGTGCTAAAATTTTACATCCTCAAACGGTTATACCTGTAAAAGATCTCAATATTCCTGTACGTTTAAAAAATACCATGTCTCCAGATTCTTATGGAACTTTAATAACACATCATGTACATGGAAAAGGCATTAAAGCTATCGCGGCAAAAGACGGTATCTATGCTATTAAGATAAAGTCTGCAAGAATGTTACAGGCACATGGTTTTCTTAAAAAAGTATTTGAAATTTTTGAGAAATACGAGACTTCTATAGATATGATCACCACGTCAGAAATAGCTGTTTCCCTTACCATAGATAATCCTTTACATCTAGATGCTATAGTAGAAGAACTAGAGAAGATTGCTAGTGTAGATGTAGATCAAGGTATGAGTATCGTATGTCTGGTAGGTAATAACATCATTTATCATCAAGACACTCCGCATTTATTTCAAATATTACAAGATGTACCAGTGCGCATGATCTCTTATGGAGGTAGTAATAATAATATATCATTATTAATCAATACAGATCAAAAATTAAATACTTTACAAAAATTACAGGGCTATGTGTTTGAATTCCAACAGGAAAACGCCGTTGCTTATTAA
- a CDS encoding DUF5777 family beta-barrel protein yields MKNLTYLFYLLPILFYAQDDLLDGLEPDQSTTVTSTWKSLKVVNFETTKLVAKNEFQLIISHRFGSVENGFDDLFGLDQAVTRFQFVYGLTDWMHIEASRSSFNKTYQLASKFKLKEQETTGFPFSISAFTAVDINTGLDKEVLPKIEFENRLGYTAQVIIARKISKKLSAQISPTLFHENFVSYDPQDNTQYALGLGARYKLTNRWSINADYGYHLNRADGSPFVNPLSVGFDLETGGHVFQLHFTNSQPMLTNGFLSQGTGDWTDGRFFFGFNLVRVF; encoded by the coding sequence ATGAAAAACCTAACCTACCTTTTCTATTTACTACCTATTCTTTTCTATGCTCAGGATGATTTATTAGATGGACTTGAGCCAGATCAGAGTACTACCGTCACATCTACCTGGAAATCTCTTAAAGTGGTCAATTTTGAAACGACAAAACTGGTTGCAAAAAATGAATTTCAATTAATCATTTCACATCGTTTTGGAAGTGTAGAGAATGGTTTTGATGATCTCTTTGGATTGGACCAAGCGGTGACTCGTTTTCAATTTGTATATGGCTTAACAGACTGGATGCATATAGAAGCCAGCCGTAGTTCTTTTAACAAAACCTATCAATTAGCCAGTAAATTTAAACTCAAAGAGCAAGAAACAACGGGTTTTCCTTTTAGTATATCTGCTTTTACAGCTGTTGATATTAATACGGGATTAGATAAAGAAGTGTTGCCTAAAATTGAATTTGAAAATAGATTGGGCTATACAGCGCAAGTGATTATTGCTCGTAAGATATCTAAGAAATTATCTGCTCAAATAAGCCCAACACTTTTTCATGAAAATTTTGTAAGTTATGATCCTCAAGATAATACGCAATATGCTCTAGGATTAGGTGCACGCTATAAATTGACTAATCGATGGTCTATTAACGCAGACTATGGATATCATTTAAATAGGGCAGATGGTAGTCCTTTTGTTAACCCATTGAGTGTTGGGTTTGATCTAGAGACTGGTGGCCATGTTTTCCAACTACATTTTACAAATTCTCAACCTATGTTAACTAATGGCTTTTTAAGTCAAGGAACAGGAGATTGGACAGATGGTAGATTTTTCTTTGGATTTAATCTTGTACGTGTATTTTAA
- a CDS encoding L-serine ammonia-lyase, which produces MIETAKKIESISVFDMLKIGVGPSSSHTLGPWRAARRFIKKLQDTNKIALVKGIEIDLYGSLSLTGIGHATDIAVIMGLLDADPETCEIDQIPVEVAYLKEHKKLQIDGVHLVDFNPSTHIHFNKKFLPYHPNGMRFRAFLENGKTVSEKYYSIGGGFVIQEERKRAKQKRLDFECFPRPIEKAKDLQDYCDREGRDISDIILENELYLHTEEEIDKRFKEIWDVMLDSMYIGCHTEGTLPGGLNVRRRAFDTHLKLKKGAEYSDKYEWIDAIRATEVKFREILKWVSCFALAVNEVNASLGRVVTAPTNGSAGVIPAVMMYYLVIENHDADFEDIKKYLLVAGAIGSLFKKGATISAAMGGCQAEIGVSSAMAAGALTELMGGTPAQVLMASEIAMEHHLGMTCDPIGGLVQVPCIERNAMGAIKAINACEMALDTDAANAKVPLDKVIETMWQTAQDMNTKYKETSEGGLAVNVGLSDC; this is translated from the coding sequence ATGATAGAAACTGCTAAAAAAATAGAATCCATAAGTGTTTTTGACATGCTCAAAATAGGAGTAGGACCGTCTAGCTCACATACATTAGGACCATGGCGTGCAGCAAGACGTTTTATTAAAAAATTACAGGATACTAATAAAATAGCATTAGTTAAAGGGATTGAGATAGATTTATATGGATCATTATCATTAACAGGTATAGGTCATGCTACAGACATCGCTGTAATAATGGGACTGCTTGATGCAGATCCTGAAACTTGTGAGATTGATCAAATACCTGTGGAAGTTGCTTACCTTAAAGAGCATAAGAAACTTCAGATTGATGGTGTGCATCTTGTTGATTTTAATCCTAGTACTCATATTCATTTTAATAAGAAGTTTTTGCCATATCATCCTAACGGTATGCGTTTTAGAGCTTTTTTAGAAAATGGAAAAACCGTTTCAGAAAAATATTATTCCATTGGTGGAGGTTTTGTTATTCAAGAAGAACGTAAACGAGCTAAGCAAAAAAGATTAGATTTTGAATGTTTTCCACGACCTATAGAAAAAGCAAAAGATTTACAGGATTATTGTGATAGGGAAGGACGAGATATATCAGATATTATTTTAGAAAACGAATTATACCTGCATACAGAAGAAGAAATAGATAAACGTTTTAAAGAAATATGGGATGTGATGCTAGATTCTATGTATATAGGCTGCCATACAGAAGGAACACTTCCCGGTGGCCTAAATGTTAGACGTCGCGCATTTGATACACATTTAAAACTTAAAAAAGGTGCTGAATATTCAGATAAGTATGAATGGATAGATGCTATACGCGCTACTGAAGTGAAATTTCGTGAGATATTAAAATGGGTTTCCTGTTTTGCACTTGCGGTTAATGAGGTGAATGCCTCACTAGGTCGTGTGGTAACGGCACCAACCAATGGTAGTGCTGGTGTAATACCAGCGGTGATGATGTATTATCTAGTCATTGAAAATCATGATGCAGATTTTGAAGACATTAAGAAATACCTATTAGTTGCAGGCGCTATAGGTTCTTTATTTAAAAAAGGAGCTACCATTAGCGCAGCAATGGGTGGTTGTCAGGCAGAAATAGGTGTAAGTAGTGCCATGGCAGCTGGTGCTTTAACAGAGTTAATGGGTGGAACACCTGCACAAGTACTTATGGCTAGTGAAATCGCTATGGAGCATCATCTAGGAATGACATGTGATCCTATAGGTGGATTAGTTCAAGTGCCATGCATTGAGCGTAACGCTATGGGCGCTATAAAAGCCATTAATGCTTGTGAAATGGCTTTAGATACAGACGCTGCAAATGCTAAGGTTCCTTTAGATAAGGTCATTGAAACCATGTGGCAAACGGCCCAAGATATGAATACAAAATACAAGGAAACAAGTGAAGGTGGACTAGCAGTAAACGTCGGATTGTCGGATTGCTAA
- a CDS encoding 6-phosphogluconate dehydrogenase, with protein MKKILGVILATILIMAILWYSFLYFASYSDGYRSGELIKFSSKGYLVKTWEGEISQGISGAQIFSFSVMDSEPEVIEKLQEYQGKYVKLKYEEKFGTFFFWGDTKYFITEATLENSPHFNK; from the coding sequence ATGAAAAAGATTTTAGGTGTAATACTTGCAACCATATTAATAATGGCCATTTTATGGTACAGTTTTCTATATTTTGCTAGTTATTCAGACGGGTACAGGTCTGGCGAATTAATTAAATTTTCTAGTAAAGGTTATCTAGTTAAAACTTGGGAAGGAGAAATTTCTCAAGGTATTAGCGGTGCTCAAATCTTCTCATTTTCTGTAATGGATAGTGAACCTGAAGTGATTGAAAAACTACAAGAATATCAAGGTAAATATGTGAAATTAAAATACGAAGAGAAATTCGGAACCTTTTTCTTTTGGGGTGATACTAAGTACTTTATCACTGAGGCTACCTTAGAAAACTCACCTCATTTTAATAAATAA
- a CDS encoding winged helix-turn-helix transcriptional regulator, with the protein MYSFKGKEYPCCASLTMGIIGGKWKTVIIYHLIEGPLRYNELRKEMPAVTERTLSLQLKTLEEDGIVERKVYTTKPPLKVEYSLTDLGKTLIPLIKSIADWGNTVSVSN; encoded by the coding sequence ATGTATTCATTTAAAGGTAAAGAATATCCATGTTGTGCCAGTCTTACCATGGGCATAATAGGTGGGAAATGGAAAACGGTTATCATATATCATCTTATTGAAGGACCATTGCGTTATAATGAGTTAAGAAAAGAAATGCCTGCAGTTACTGAGAGAACACTGAGTTTACAACTTAAAACTCTTGAAGAAGATGGTATCGTAGAACGTAAGGTTTACACCACTAAACCACCATTAAAAGTAGAATATTCACTAACTGACTTAGGTAAAACTCTTATACCTTTAATTAAATCTATTGCAGACTGGGGAAATACGGTTTCTGTATCCAATTAA
- a CDS encoding nitroreductase family protein, which yields MSFINAMQERYTTKQYDSSKKIDGDTINQLKEILRLSPSSINSQPWKFTFVSDQNTKEELSKVSWINTSKVVDCDTLVVFSRIDNLDLFEKQIETELPKGAVDYYKENVKPQPVEATKAWFDKQVYLALGVFLSACADMGIDATPMEGLEPKNYDKILGHSDYATLVAVAIGYRDQNDFNQPSKNPKSRIAIDKVIKSV from the coding sequence ATGAGTTTTATAAACGCAATGCAAGAACGTTATACAACCAAGCAGTATGATAGTTCAAAAAAAATAGATGGAGATACAATAAATCAGTTAAAAGAAATTTTAAGATTGAGTCCATCTTCAATCAATAGTCAACCATGGAAATTTACCTTTGTATCGGATCAAAATACTAAAGAAGAATTATCTAAAGTCTCATGGATTAACACCAGTAAAGTGGTTGATTGTGATACACTTGTCGTTTTTAGTAGAATTGATAATCTTGATTTATTTGAAAAACAAATAGAGACTGAACTACCTAAAGGTGCTGTTGATTATTATAAAGAAAACGTAAAGCCACAGCCAGTAGAAGCTACTAAAGCTTGGTTTGATAAACAAGTTTACCTTGCATTAGGTGTTTTTCTCAGTGCTTGTGCAGACATGGGAATTGACGCTACACCTATGGAAGGTCTTGAACCTAAAAATTACGATAAAATCTTAGGCCATAGTGACTATGCAACCCTTGTAGCAGTTGCCATAGGATATAGAGATCAAAATGATTTTAATCAACCCAGTAAAAATCCTAAATCCAGAATTGCCATCGATAAAGTTATTAAAAGCGTTTAA
- a CDS encoding DUF3307 domain-containing protein, translated as MLLLIKLLIAHLLGDFILQTNSFTKKKEKHQLKSPHLYIHAIIHGLLALLFLNDLKWWWAAVIVTITHFIIDAGKLKLTTKKNARWLFLIDQLLHILVICLLYTFLAQIDLLEDIVITKNTWLFMLCAIFLTSPVGIMLKVFFTRWKLNEKDTGIDSLKNAGKWIGMIERLLVFVFIISGNFSAVGFLLTAKSVFRFGDLSKAKNMKLTEYVLIGTLLSFGIAILVGLLFNSLMI; from the coding sequence ATGCTACTACTTATTAAACTTTTAATTGCTCATTTATTAGGTGACTTTATTTTACAGACCAATTCTTTTACTAAGAAAAAAGAAAAGCATCAACTTAAATCTCCTCATTTATACATTCATGCGATAATCCATGGCCTTTTAGCATTATTGTTTTTAAATGATCTAAAATGGTGGTGGGCAGCAGTAATAGTGACCATTACACATTTTATCATTGATGCTGGTAAATTAAAACTAACCACAAAGAAAAATGCGAGATGGTTATTTCTTATCGATCAATTATTACATATACTAGTCATTTGTCTTTTATATACATTTCTAGCACAAATCGACTTACTAGAAGATATTGTTATAACAAAGAATACATGGTTATTCATGTTATGTGCCATATTCCTTACCAGCCCAGTGGGAATCATGCTTAAAGTGTTTTTTACTCGATGGAAACTAAATGAAAAAGATACTGGTATTGACTCTTTAAAAAATGCTGGTAAATGGATAGGAATGATAGAAAGACTACTGGTTTTTGTTTTTATTATCTCGGGTAATTTTAGCGCGGTAGGCTTTTTACTAACTGCAAAATCTGTTTTTAGATTTGGAGATTTAAGTAAAGCAAAAAATATGAAGCTAACAGAGTACGTTTTAATAGGCACTTTGCTTAGTTTTGGAATTGCAATCCTAGTAGGTTTGCTATTTAATAGTTTAATGATATGA
- a CDS encoding acyl-CoA thioesterase, whose amino-acid sequence MKELYKSPEQSRVMLSLLMLPSHANFSGKIHGGYVLSLIDQIAFACASKHSGVYCVTASVDVVDFKAPIEVGEMVTLKATVNYVGKSSMVVGIRVDAENIQTGESKHCNSSFLTMVAKDEEGNTVTVPGLKISNETHVRRFARAIKRKQIKKKSAHEIAQANFSDASYKEELKNYNVQISL is encoded by the coding sequence ATGAAAGAGCTATATAAATCACCTGAGCAATCCAGAGTGATGCTTTCTTTGTTAATGCTACCATCGCACGCCAATTTCTCAGGAAAAATACACGGTGGTTATGTTCTTTCATTAATAGATCAAATTGCCTTTGCGTGTGCCTCTAAACATAGTGGTGTATATTGTGTAACAGCCAGTGTTGATGTAGTTGATTTTAAAGCACCTATCGAGGTAGGCGAAATGGTAACGTTGAAGGCAACAGTGAATTATGTAGGTAAATCGTCAATGGTCGTAGGGATACGAGTCGATGCAGAAAATATTCAAACAGGTGAATCTAAACACTGTAACTCTTCTTTTTTAACCATGGTGGCCAAAGATGAAGAAGGAAATACAGTCACCGTTCCTGGCCTTAAAATAAGTAATGAAACTCATGTGCGTCGATTTGCAAGAGCGATTAAAAGAAAACAAATTAAAAAGAAAAGCGCCCATGAAATTGCACAGGCAAATTTCTCAGACGCTAGTTATAAGGAAGAATTAAAGAATTATAATGTTCAAATATCTCTTTAA